The Polyangium mundeleinium genome contains the following window.
GATCGGCGCTCGGACGTGTATTCGCTGGGGGCGACGCTGTACGACGTGATCGCGGGCCGGCCGCCGTTCGTCGCGGAGCATGCGTGGAACCTCTTGATGGCGGTCGCGTACGAGGAGGCGCCGCCGCTCGGCACGGTCAAGAAAGGGGTGCCGGCGGAGCTCGAGACGATCGTGATGAAATGCCTGGAGCGGGAGCCGTCGCGGCGATACGAGTCGGCGCGGGCGCTCGCCGAGGATTTGCAGCGGTTCCTCGACGGCGAGCCGATTCTGGCGCGACGGGCCTCGATTGGGTACGTGTTTTTGAAGAAGGCGCGAAAGCACAAGCTCGCGACGTCGTTGCTCGCGATTGCGCTGAGCTCGTCGCTCGTGCTCGTGGGCGTGTGGGTGCGGGCGCAACGGCAAGCGGCGGAGCAGGCGCGGCTCGCGCGAGAGCTCGGCGAGGGCGTGAAGGAGATGGAGCTGTTTTTGCGCGCCGCTTACGAATTGCCGCTGCACGACGTGGAGCGGGAGCGGGACGTGGTGCGCGAGAGGCTCGGGGAGATCGACCAACGAATGGTCGCGGCAGGGCGCGCGGGGGAGGGGCCAGGGCATTACGCGATCGGGCGGGGGCACCTCGCGCTCGGGGATCCGGACGGGGCGCGCGAGCAGCTGGAGAAGGCGCTCGCGGCGGGGTATTCATCGGCGGATCTGGAGTATGCGCTCGGGCGGGCGATCGGAGAGATCTTCCGGCGCGCGCTGGCGGAGACGCGGCGGATCACGAACGAGGAGGAGCGGAAGAAGAAGGTCGAGGAGCTCGAGCGGGCATTGCGAGATCCCGCGCTCGGGCATTTGCGGGCGGCGCTGGCGGCGAAGATCGAGGTGCCGGCGTACGCGGAGGGGCTCATCGCGCTCTACGAGGGGAAAAACGAGGCGGCGATTGCCAAGGCGAAGGAGGCGTTCGAGAAGGCGCCCTGGATGTACGAGGCGAAGAAGCTCGAAGCGGACGCGCTCTTCGCGGAGGGGAGCAAGTATCGGCACGACGCGGCCTTTGATTACGAGAAGATGAAATCGTTCTTCGAGCCGGGGGCCGCAGCGTACAAGATCGCCGCGGACATGGGGCGGAGCGACCCGGAGGTGCACCGGGCGGAGTGCGAGTTATGGGAAAAGATGGGGCAAGCCGCCCTGTCGAAGGGTTTGCCCTCCGGTACGCCGTTCGACGTCGCCGAGGCGGTATGTAGCCGCGCGGTGCAATCGAGCTCGAAGGATGGCCGGGCGCGCGTGCAGCAGGCGCTCGTGCTCACGGCGCGCGTCTATTCGCGAGTCGCCGTGAACGACGTCTCGGAGGATACGGCCCGCGCCGTCGAGGAGGCCTTGCGCGCCGCGGAAGAAAGCGCCCGGACGAATGGTGAGGACGTCATGGCGCAGTATGCGGTCGCCCTGGCGCATCGGATGCGCGCCGACGTCATGTACTCGCTGGGTCGAGAGGCCTCCATGGCGAAGGCCATCGAAGCGTACGAGCGGGTTCTCGCCCTCGACCCGCGCTTCACCTGGGCGGTGAACGAGCTCGGCCTCGCATACATCTTCGAGGCCAGCTACGAGATCTCGAAAGGGCACGACGGCTCCACGCTCTTGCGCAACGCGATCCGGCAGTTCGACCAGGCGATGGCGCTCGATCCCCGATTCATTCTGCCCGTGGGGCAGCGGCTACAGGCGTTCCGCATGCTGCTCGAAGCGGAGATCGATCGTGGACGTCCCACGGAGGAGACGAGCAAGGCGCTCTTCGACGCGGTGGCGCTCCTCGAAAAGACGGGCAGCAGCCCTTCGATCCTCGCGTTCTGGAATGCGCGGGCGCACCGGCTTCATGGCCTTCAGGCGTTCGTCCTCGATCGGGACCCTCGACCTGCCCTGCGGACGGCCGTGGATGCCATCCGCGCGTCCGCGGGGCCCATGCCGAAGGAGTTCTGGCTCCTCGAGGAGCTCGCCGAGTGCCGATTGCTGGAGGCCTCGTATGCCTTGCGGCAGGGGCTTGACGCGACGCTGTTCATCGCCGAGGCGCGGGAGGCCGTGCGTATCTCCGCCGGAACGAGTGGATCGACGCGGACGCAGCTCCGCCTCTTGTCCGCGAGGATCGAAATCGTGGCGCTGCGCGTCGACGCGAAGCGTGCGGCGCTCGGCCCGAAGAGCTTCGAGGCGGCCTTCGGGCAGGTACGGCCCTTGCTGAAGAAGGCCGGCGTCGACAGCAGCCCGCATGCCCTCCTCGCAGAGATTCATGCGCTCCGGGCGGCGTGGCTGGCCGAGACGGGTGGTGATCCTGGCGAGGATCTCGAAAAAGGCCTCGTGAGGGCCGAGGAGGCGGTCTCCAAGAATCCGCAGCTCGCGAAGGCATACCTCGTGAGCGGCATGATGCATCTGGTAAAGGCGCGGCGCGCGCGCGGGAAAAGCGAGCGCGCCGAGGCCACGCGCAAGGCCAAGGAGGCGTGCGCGAAGGCATTCCAGATCGACCCGTCGCTCGGGCGGGATCACGGGAGCCTCAAGAAGGAGGTCGAGGAAATCGTTCCGTAGGACAACAGAAGACTGTAACCCCCAGCACTGATGTGCGGGGAGGGGGTGATGGCGCGCGCCTGCACCTGCTGCATGCTGCCGCCTGCAGCGCGGGGCACGAGGCCGCGTATGGGCCTCGTTTTCCCTGGGATTTGCTCCGGGGACGTGGTGGCATGGGGTCTGCTAGGCATCTTTTGTCGAGCCGCTTCGAGCCCCAGGAGAGCCCCATGAAATCGTCGCACCTGCTCCTCGCCCTTCTTGCCTCCTCCGCCGCCCTGCTCAATGGCTGCGTGCTCTCGGATGAGGAGAATCCCTTTGACGCCGAAGATTTCGATGTGGCGCTCGAGACGGCAGGATATGGGGGATACGATCCTCCGTTCGGCACGAACGGCTACGGCCCCCCGTGTTTCTGGGATTCCGGCTCGCAGCAAGCGCTGCGTGACCTCGGCAAAGTGGCGCTCACCTCCGGCGCAAACGGGAGCCTGCCCGCCCTGCCGACGCTGCTCGCGACCTGTCGCGAGGTCCTGAAGAACGCGGTCGAGTGTGCCCTGAACCCGTCGCAGTCCGTGCTCGATCCCGTCAATGGCGTGACCTACCAGGGGCACTGGGGGCTCGCGGACGAGTGGTTTTACGGCGGGCTCACCACGGACGGCAAGCGCTGGGTGACCGCGTGTATGGTGCAGCGGCTCAACGTCCTCGGCGCGCACGTCGATATCCTCCTTGAAGGCAATCATCCGCGGATCGTCGAGAACCTCGCGAACGACGCGACGTACGATTTCGAGGAGTCGAGCGCCTACGGGAACCTGTTCGACTCGCGCACCCCGATCGTCCCCGGCCGGCCGGCGTTTTCTGCGTACGTCTGCTCCGAGCTCGAGCAGATCCAGCAATGCCCGGCCTCGGGCGGCAAGCCCTGGATCGATCACCGGATCTGCGACCAGGCCGGGAACAGCTGCGGCCTCGTGTACCTCGGCGCGTGCCAGACCGCCTGCATCCCGAATGGCCCCGCCGGTGAATACTGGTCGTGCAAACCGTCGGGCGCCATTCTCTACAACCCGCACACGATCCGGGTGCAGCTCAAGGACCCGACCTCCTGCTTCTGATCGGACGCGGCGCTAACGGCCTAACAGGAAAAACGCCGCGATTCCGAGGACCACGAGCGTGATCGCAGCCGCCGCGAGCCTCGCTCGTCCCGCGCGGGCCCGCGCGGTCTTGACCGTCTCCGCCGACCGCTCCGTCTTCGCCACCGCCGTCAGAGGGTTCGTCAGGTGTGTCGCGACAACCTTCCGCTCGTCCTCGGTCACGCCGACGAGCGTGCCCTGTCGCAGGGAAAACCCCTCGGGCAAGAGCGGGCGGAGCGCGTCGCGCATCGCCTCCACGCTAGGAAATCGGTCCTCGCGGGCGTGCGCCGTCGCCTTCTCGACGAACCGCGTGATCTCGGCCGGCACCCAGGGCGCGCTCTCGGCGAGCGGCGGCGGCGGCTGCGTCGTGATCGCATACAAGAGCTCCACCAGCGATTTGACGTGCGCGTGCGGCGGCGCCCCCGCGAGCATCGCGTAGAGCGTCACGCCCATCGAATACACGTCGCATCGGGCGTCGACTTTCTTCGGATTCTCGATCTGCTCGGGCGCCATGTAGAGCGGCGTGCCGATCACCTGCCCGCTCTGCGTCATCGATACGGCCGGCGCCGTGAGCGCGCCGCCCGCGCCCATCGCTTCGGGCGTGCGCCGGATCTTCGCCACGCCGAAATCGAGGAGTTTTACGGTGACCTCGCCGTCCCCGCCCCGCGCGAGGAAGATGTTTTCGGGCTTGATGTCACGGTGGATGACGCTCACCGCGTGCGCCGCCGCGAGCCCCTCGCAAGCCTGCGCCAGGATCCGCAGCGCGATGTCGGGGCGGAGCGGGCCCACGCGCCCGAGGAGCGCCCGCACGTCCTCCCCGTCGAGCAGCTCCATCACCTGGAACGGGACGCCGCTCTCGGGATCGTGATCCACTGCGAGGGCCGCGACGACGTGCGGCGAGTCGAGGGAGCCGGCGATCCGCGCCTCCTGCTCGAAGCGGAGCAGGTCCGGGTCGTCGGGGGCGAACGGGCGCACGTGCAGCCACTTGATCGCGACGCGGCGGCCGGTTTTCGTGCTCCTCGC
Protein-coding sequences here:
- a CDS encoding serine/threonine-protein kinase → MSTEGGRDVAPTEPGPPASGGVVQVDLGFASTLPLVMPGPPSERRHVPRSLADRYEDIRFLGEGGMGTVYRAMDPRLGRKVALKLLKGDDPELWRRFLGEARAQARIQHEHVCRVYEAGQADGEPYIAMQYIDGEPLSKRAEKLTLEQSVKLMQEVSAAVHEAHRLGMIHRDIKPGNILVEAREDGSLKPYVMDFGLAREVSDRGETQTGAVLGTPAYMPPEQAKGDVRAMDRRSDVYSLGATLYDVIAGRPPFVAEHAWNLLMAVAYEEAPPLGTVKKGVPAELETIVMKCLEREPSRRYESARALAEDLQRFLDGEPILARRASIGYVFLKKARKHKLATSLLAIALSSSLVLVGVWVRAQRQAAEQARLARELGEGVKEMELFLRAAYELPLHDVERERDVVRERLGEIDQRMVAAGRAGEGPGHYAIGRGHLALGDPDGAREQLEKALAAGYSSADLEYALGRAIGEIFRRALAETRRITNEEERKKKVEELERALRDPALGHLRAALAAKIEVPAYAEGLIALYEGKNEAAIAKAKEAFEKAPWMYEAKKLEADALFAEGSKYRHDAAFDYEKMKSFFEPGAAAYKIAADMGRSDPEVHRAECELWEKMGQAALSKGLPSGTPFDVAEAVCSRAVQSSSKDGRARVQQALVLTARVYSRVAVNDVSEDTARAVEEALRAAEESARTNGEDVMAQYAVALAHRMRADVMYSLGREASMAKAIEAYERVLALDPRFTWAVNELGLAYIFEASYEISKGHDGSTLLRNAIRQFDQAMALDPRFILPVGQRLQAFRMLLEAEIDRGRPTEETSKALFDAVALLEKTGSSPSILAFWNARAHRLHGLQAFVLDRDPRPALRTAVDAIRASAGPMPKEFWLLEELAECRLLEASYALRQGLDATLFIAEAREAVRISAGTSGSTRTQLRLLSARIEIVALRVDAKRAALGPKSFEAAFGQVRPLLKKAGVDSSPHALLAEIHALRAAWLAETGGDPGEDLEKGLVRAEEAVSKNPQLAKAYLVSGMMHLVKARRARGKSERAEATRKAKEACAKAFQIDPSLGRDHGSLKKEVEEIVP
- a CDS encoding serine/threonine-protein kinase; this translates as MIGRQLLTDYEIVRVLGQGGMGTVYEARSTKTGRRVAIKWLHVRPFAPDDPDLLRFEQEARIAGSLDSPHVVAALAVDHDPESGVPFQVMELLDGEDVRALLGRVGPLRPDIALRILAQACEGLAAAHAVSVIHRDIKPENIFLARGGDGEVTVKLLDFGVAKIRRTPEAMGAGGALTAPAVSMTQSGQVIGTPLYMAPEQIENPKKVDARCDVYSMGVTLYAMLAGAPPHAHVKSLVELLYAITTQPPPPLAESAPWVPAEITRFVEKATAHAREDRFPSVEAMRDALRPLLPEGFSLRQGTLVGVTEDERKVVATHLTNPLTAVAKTERSAETVKTARARAGRARLAAAAITLVVLGIAAFFLLGR